A single region of the Pontibacter kalidii genome encodes:
- a CDS encoding tetratricopeptide repeat protein: MNHNHYQVLGVSQTATTQEVKAAYKRLAIKYHPDKNPGNMLAEELFKQANAAYQVLSNPSKRALYDLRLQYQREQQHRAVMQHQPRRYDPRHYTTREPAGVSERHYKKREPKSGSFSRKDWYITLAFAGGLILFSLLLKTVMDHIAGEDKYKTALTYIADGKYTSAHRLLTDAIHFIPDKAAAYEARAMIELDVYENYTSALQDLNKTISLQEEPSAQVYYMRGRSLQQLEQYQQAEEDLTRALELNDRLWQAHLKRGEIRLFYLHKYEDAIADLSTFLRNSSTRPEQVEALTFRGFAYYKQGQLGQSEQDYRAGLIADKENGRLYYLLGRTELEQQQADSACVHFSKAYDLGYSAALLELRARCQP, encoded by the coding sequence TTGAACCATAACCACTACCAAGTATTAGGTGTAAGCCAAACGGCCACGACACAGGAGGTGAAGGCGGCATACAAGCGGCTTGCCATTAAGTATCACCCCGACAAGAATCCGGGCAATATGCTTGCCGAGGAGCTATTTAAGCAGGCGAACGCGGCCTACCAGGTGCTGTCTAACCCAAGCAAGCGGGCTCTCTATGACCTTCGGCTGCAGTACCAGCGCGAGCAGCAGCATCGTGCCGTCATGCAGCACCAGCCGCGGCGCTACGACCCACGCCATTATACCACGCGCGAGCCGGCCGGCGTAAGCGAGCGGCACTACAAGAAGCGCGAACCCAAGAGTGGCAGCTTCTCGCGCAAAGACTGGTACATTACGCTGGCTTTTGCAGGAGGTCTGATACTTTTCAGCTTGCTGCTAAAAACAGTGATGGACCACATTGCCGGTGAAGACAAGTATAAGACAGCCCTTACCTACATTGCCGACGGCAAGTACACCAGCGCCCATCGCCTGCTTACGGATGCCATCCACTTTATACCCGACAAGGCTGCCGCCTACGAGGCCCGCGCCATGATCGAGCTGGATGTGTACGAGAATTATACTTCGGCCCTGCAGGACCTGAACAAGACGATCTCGCTGCAGGAGGAGCCCTCGGCGCAGGTGTACTACATGCGTGGTCGCAGCCTGCAGCAACTGGAGCAGTACCAGCAGGCAGAGGAGGACCTGACCAGGGCGCTGGAGCTGAACGACAGGCTCTGGCAGGCCCACCTGAAACGCGGGGAGATCCGCCTTTTTTACCTGCACAAGTATGAAGACGCTATCGCGGACCTTAGCACGTTCCTGCGGAACAGCAGCACCAGACCAGAGCAGGTGGAGGCGCTGACCTTCAGGGGTTTTGCCTACTATAAACAAGGGCAGTTGGGGCAGTCGGAGCAGGACTACCGCGCAGGGCTTATCGCCGATAAAGAGAATGGCCGCCTGTACTACCTGTTGGGGCGCACCGAACTGGAGCAGCAGCAGGCAGATTCCGCCTGCGTGCATTTCTCCAAAGCCTATGATTTGGGCTACAGTGCCGCGCTGCTGGAGCTACGGGCCAGGTGCCAACCTTAA
- a CDS encoding (Fe-S)-binding protein translates to MIGIENIIFLIVAAVGIGLFVWQIRKIRKNVLMGRDTDLADNPSERINKTLLVAFGQQKMFKRMLPAVLHLFVYVGFIVINIEVLEILIDGIFGTHRVLGFVGPLYSGLMALNEILAALVIIACAMFLWRRNVTKVPRLATGVEMRAWPKMDANVILITEIVLMLALFVFNIADLKRVLLAGEEVVGAYPVSHFFVDIFGEDPDQLYIIAKVGWWFHILGILAFMNYLPSSKHFHIIMAFPNVYYSKLLPKGKFTTNPAITHEIKAMLDPSYQPPAPEVDAEGNPVMQRFGAKDVEDLTWKQLMDSYTCTECGRCTSVCPANITGKLLSPRKIVMDTRDRMEEKGEHPAIFAPNHYKEMGVERMETTEEKTLLRGYITPEELWACTTCNACVESCPVNIDQLSTIMDLRRFLVLEESAAPASLNAMFTNIENNGAPWAFPASDRFNWADELYVPSKN, encoded by the coding sequence GTGATAGGAATAGAGAACATCATCTTTTTAATTGTGGCTGCCGTTGGCATCGGGCTGTTTGTGTGGCAGATCCGAAAGATCCGCAAGAACGTTCTGATGGGCCGCGACACTGATCTGGCCGATAATCCGTCGGAGCGCATCAATAAAACTTTGCTGGTGGCGTTCGGGCAGCAGAAAATGTTTAAGCGCATGCTGCCGGCGGTGCTGCACCTTTTCGTGTACGTGGGCTTTATCGTCATCAACATCGAGGTGCTCGAGATCCTGATCGACGGCATCTTCGGCACCCACCGGGTACTGGGTTTCGTTGGCCCCCTCTACAGTGGCCTGATGGCGCTGAACGAGATACTGGCCGCGCTGGTGATCATTGCCTGCGCCATGTTCCTGTGGCGCCGTAACGTGACGAAGGTGCCGCGCCTGGCGACTGGCGTGGAGATGCGTGCCTGGCCGAAGATGGACGCTAATGTGATCCTGATCACGGAGATTGTGCTGATGCTGGCGCTGTTCGTGTTTAACATTGCCGACCTGAAGCGGGTGCTGCTGGCAGGGGAGGAAGTGGTGGGCGCTTACCCGGTAAGCCATTTCTTTGTAGATATCTTCGGCGAGGACCCGGACCAACTCTACATCATTGCCAAGGTAGGCTGGTGGTTCCACATCCTGGGCATCCTGGCCTTCATGAACTACCTGCCTAGCTCCAAGCACTTCCACATCATCATGGCCTTCCCGAACGTGTACTACTCCAAGCTGCTGCCTAAGGGTAAGTTCACCACCAACCCGGCTATTACGCACGAGATCAAGGCCATGCTGGACCCAAGCTACCAGCCGCCTGCCCCGGAGGTAGACGCCGAGGGCAACCCGGTGATGCAGCGCTTCGGAGCCAAGGATGTGGAGGACCTGACCTGGAAGCAGCTGATGGACTCCTATACGTGTACCGAGTGCGGCCGCTGCACTTCGGTGTGCCCGGCTAATATTACAGGCAAGCTGCTCTCGCCGCGTAAGATCGTGATGGATACCCGCGACAGGATGGAGGAGAAAGGCGAGCATCCGGCAATCTTTGCCCCGAACCACTACAAGGAGATGGGCGTGGAGCGCATGGAGACAACCGAGGAGAAAACGTTGCTGCGCGGGTATATCACCCCGGAGGAGCTGTGGGCCTGTACGACCTGCAACGCCTGCGTGGAGTCCTGCCCGGTCAACATCGACCAGCTGTCCACGATCATGGACCTGCGCCGCTTCCTGGTGCTGGAGGAGTCGGCCGCGCCGGCCTCGCTTAATGCCATGTTCACCAACATCGAGAACAACGGCGCTCCGTGGGCCTTCCCGGCCTCCGACCGCTTTAACTGGGCCGACGAGCTGTATGTGCCAAGTAAAAATTAA
- a CDS encoding (Fe-S)-binding protein yields MEENKRLVKVPTMAQMAANGEEPEILFWVGCAGAFDDRYKRVTRAFVQILEHVGVKYAVLGTEESCTGDPAKRAGNEFLFQMQALTNIEVLNAYNVKKIVTACPHCFNTIKNEYPDLGGNYEVIHHSTFLQQLINEGKVKVQGGEAFKGKRITFHDSCYLGRANDIYEAPRDVLAALDADLVEMKRSRANGLCCGAGGAQMFKEPEPGKKDINIERTEEALATLGAGNGVIATACPFCMVMMNDGVKNKDQEESVKVFDIAELIAQAEGLSK; encoded by the coding sequence ATGGAAGAGAATAAGAGATTAGTGAAAGTGCCGACCATGGCCCAGATGGCTGCGAATGGCGAAGAGCCCGAGATCCTTTTTTGGGTAGGCTGCGCCGGCGCTTTCGACGACCGTTATAAGCGAGTTACCCGCGCCTTTGTGCAGATCCTGGAGCACGTGGGCGTAAAGTATGCCGTACTGGGCACCGAGGAAAGCTGCACCGGCGACCCGGCCAAGCGTGCCGGCAACGAGTTTTTGTTCCAGATGCAGGCGCTTACCAACATTGAGGTGCTCAATGCCTACAACGTGAAGAAGATCGTGACGGCCTGCCCGCACTGCTTCAACACGATAAAGAATGAGTACCCGGACCTGGGTGGCAACTATGAGGTGATCCACCACTCCACGTTTCTGCAGCAGCTGATAAACGAGGGCAAGGTGAAAGTACAGGGAGGCGAGGCCTTCAAAGGCAAGCGCATCACGTTCCACGACTCCTGCTACCTGGGCCGCGCCAACGATATTTACGAGGCGCCGCGCGACGTGCTGGCTGCCCTGGACGCCGACCTGGTGGAGATGAAGCGCAGTCGCGCCAACGGCCTGTGCTGCGGTGCCGGTGGTGCCCAGATGTTCAAGGAGCCGGAGCCGGGTAAAAAAGACATCAACATCGAAAGAACAGAAGAGGCCCTGGCCACGTTGGGAGCCGGTAATGGCGTGATTGCAACTGCCTGCCCGTTCTGCATGGTGATGATGAATGATGGTGTGAAGAACAAGGACCAGGAGGAAAGCGTAAAAGTGTTCGATATCGCCGAACTCATCGCCCAGGCAGAAGGGCTTTCGAAGTAA
- a CDS encoding OmpA family protein: MPSLKPLAKQLQQTGFIVLFLLLLSGCGASQYLSKGDKRFGQEEYERAIEFYKQALGSAANAGEVNYKIAEAYRRSNRLAEAEPYYKAALDANYRKEDAYFYYPLALKANGKYEEALRRMSEYVQVATSPQLRSMAVRELENLQQLNEIMGLGERFKVQNLEALNTEGSEFSPYVQGNELIFSSTRGPGKEYLGNGEGFLDIFTTTLTDSAAEMGGAVHKYESINNEELHEAFATFANDGATMVFARGNEGTKKGRRNVDLFVSNRRANGWTEPKLLSINDPEAWDSSPAFTPDGKTLYFSSSRRGGLGGTDIYKSTLDDNGRFTAPENLGPDINTAGNESFVSVGPDGTVYIASDGLPGLGNLDLFRIENGKPVNMGRPVNSPGDDFGMHFVNEQSGFFSSNREGGKGGDDLYRFVRSDRKLVKFFVDGTLYQQREGARQRTTVPNNTVRLQDEAGKQIAMASTDAEGKFSFPLDSASTYFLIAEKPNFFTARQRITTVGKMPAQSELKDPMNEVRLSATLVLNEIVKEKAIVLENIFYDFDKANIRPDAAEELDKLVQILLDNPAISIELSSHTDSRGSDVYNEDLSQRRAESAVEYIISKGIDRSRITAKGYGESRPVVKNAKTEEQHQRNRRTEFKVVRIQE; encoded by the coding sequence ATGCCTTCACTAAAGCCTCTGGCGAAACAACTGCAACAAACCGGTTTTATAGTGCTGTTCCTGCTGCTGCTCAGCGGCTGCGGCGCCAGCCAATACCTTAGCAAGGGCGACAAGCGTTTTGGGCAGGAAGAGTATGAGCGGGCCATCGAGTTCTACAAGCAGGCGCTGGGCAGTGCCGCTAATGCCGGCGAGGTAAACTATAAGATCGCAGAGGCCTACCGGCGCTCCAACCGCCTGGCCGAGGCTGAGCCATACTATAAAGCTGCGCTGGATGCCAACTACCGCAAAGAGGATGCTTACTTCTACTACCCGCTGGCCCTGAAGGCGAACGGCAAGTATGAAGAGGCGCTGCGCCGCATGAGCGAGTATGTGCAGGTGGCCACCAGTCCGCAGTTGCGCTCTATGGCGGTGCGCGAGCTGGAGAACCTGCAGCAGCTGAACGAGATCATGGGCCTGGGCGAGCGCTTCAAGGTGCAGAACCTGGAGGCGCTGAACACCGAGGGCTCTGAGTTTTCTCCGTACGTGCAGGGCAACGAGTTGATCTTCTCCTCCACACGCGGTCCCGGCAAAGAGTACCTGGGCAATGGCGAGGGGTTTCTGGATATCTTCACCACCACCCTGACCGACTCTGCCGCAGAGATGGGAGGGGCCGTGCACAAGTATGAAAGCATCAACAACGAAGAGTTGCACGAGGCCTTTGCCACCTTTGCCAACGATGGCGCCACCATGGTGTTTGCCCGCGGTAACGAGGGTACTAAGAAAGGCCGCCGCAACGTGGACCTGTTTGTGTCGAACCGTCGCGCCAACGGCTGGACCGAGCCGAAGCTGCTAAGTATAAACGACCCCGAGGCCTGGGATTCCTCACCCGCTTTCACACCCGATGGCAAGACGTTATACTTCTCCTCCAGCCGCAGAGGGGGCCTGGGGGGTACCGATATCTACAAATCAACCTTAGACGATAACGGGCGCTTCACGGCCCCCGAGAACCTGGGCCCGGACATTAACACGGCAGGCAACGAGAGCTTTGTGTCGGTAGGGCCGGACGGCACGGTGTACATTGCCTCCGACGGCTTACCTGGCCTGGGCAACCTCGACCTGTTCCGCATCGAGAATGGCAAGCCAGTAAACATGGGCAGGCCGGTCAACTCGCCGGGCGATGACTTTGGAATGCACTTTGTGAATGAGCAGTCTGGCTTCTTCTCGTCTAACCGCGAGGGCGGCAAGGGCGGTGATGACCTCTACCGCTTTGTGCGCAGCGACCGCAAGCTGGTGAAGTTCTTTGTGGATGGCACGCTGTACCAGCAGCGCGAAGGCGCCCGCCAGCGCACCACCGTGCCAAACAACACTGTAAGGCTGCAGGATGAGGCAGGCAAGCAAATAGCCATGGCCAGCACCGATGCCGAGGGTAAGTTCTCCTTCCCGCTTGATTCTGCCTCAACATACTTCCTGATAGCTGAGAAGCCGAATTTCTTTACGGCCCGCCAGCGCATTACCACCGTAGGTAAAATGCCGGCGCAAAGCGAGCTAAAGGACCCGATGAACGAAGTGCGCCTGTCGGCCACGCTGGTGCTGAACGAGATTGTGAAAGAGAAAGCCATTGTGCTGGAGAACATCTTCTACGACTTCGACAAGGCCAACATCAGGCCGGACGCAGCCGAGGAACTAGACAAGCTGGTGCAGATCCTGCTGGATAACCCGGCCATCTCCATTGAGCTCAGTTCCCACACCGACTCCCGCGGCTCCGATGTGTATAACGAGGACCTGTCGCAGCGCCGTGCCGAGTCTGCCGTGGAGTACATCATCTCGAAAGGCATAGACCGCTCACGTATCACGGCCAAAGGCTACGGCGAGAGCCGCCCGGTAGTGAAAAACGCTAAAACCGAAGAACAACATCAGCGCAACCGCCGCACCGAATTCAAAGTGGTACGTATACAGGAGTAA
- a CDS encoding AIR synthase related protein — translation MENRYLRRGVSASKEDVHNAIKNIDKGLFPKAFCKIIPDVLTGDEDYCAIMHADGAGTKSALAYMYWKETGDLSVWKGIAQDAVVMNTDDLLCVGATDKILLSSTIGRNKNLIPGEVIAAIINGTEEVLQMLRDNGVGIYSTGGETADVGDLVRTIIVDSTVTARMRRDEVISNHTIQPGDVIVGFASYGQATYETEYNGGMGSNGLTSARHDVFHKYLAASYPESYDPELPADLVYSGNKRLTDVDKETGMEIGKLVLSPTRTYAPIVMEILKQHRQHIHGMVHCSGGAQTKVLHFTEKVHIIKDNLLPVPPLFRIIQEQSHTDWKEMYKVFNMGHRLEIYLPEEHAQDLINISKSFGVEAQIIGRVKKSKTNELTIRSPYGEFYYEG, via the coding sequence ATGGAAAACAGATATTTGCGTCGCGGCGTATCCGCCTCTAAGGAGGATGTGCACAACGCCATCAAGAACATCGATAAAGGACTATTCCCGAAAGCTTTCTGCAAGATTATCCCCGACGTGCTGACGGGAGACGAAGACTACTGTGCCATTATGCACGCCGATGGGGCCGGCACCAAGTCCGCCTTGGCTTACATGTACTGGAAAGAGACCGGCGACTTGAGCGTGTGGAAGGGCATTGCCCAGGATGCCGTGGTGATGAACACCGACGACCTGCTGTGCGTGGGCGCCACTGATAAGATCCTGCTTTCCTCTACCATCGGGCGCAACAAGAACCTGATTCCGGGGGAGGTGATTGCAGCTATCATCAACGGCACCGAGGAGGTGCTGCAGATGCTGCGCGACAACGGCGTGGGCATTTACAGTACCGGCGGCGAGACAGCCGACGTGGGCGATTTGGTGCGCACCATCATCGTGGACAGCACCGTAACGGCCCGCATGCGCCGCGACGAGGTGATCTCGAACCACACCATACAGCCGGGCGATGTGATCGTGGGCTTTGCCTCCTATGGGCAGGCTACTTACGAGACAGAGTATAACGGCGGCATGGGCAGCAACGGCCTTACCTCGGCCCGCCACGATGTGTTCCATAAGTACCTGGCCGCCTCTTACCCCGAGAGCTACGACCCCGAGCTGCCCGCTGACCTGGTATATTCCGGTAACAAGCGCCTGACGGATGTAGACAAGGAGACAGGCATGGAGATAGGAAAACTGGTGCTCTCGCCAACGCGTACGTATGCGCCCATTGTGATGGAGATTCTGAAGCAGCACCGCCAGCACATACACGGCATGGTACACTGCTCTGGCGGCGCCCAGACCAAGGTGCTGCACTTCACCGAAAAGGTACACATCATAAAAGACAACCTGCTGCCGGTGCCGCCGCTGTTCCGCATCATACAGGAGCAGAGCCACACCGACTGGAAGGAGATGTACAAGGTCTTTAACATGGGCCACCGCCTGGAGATTTACCTGCCCGAGGAGCACGCGCAGGACCTGATCAACATCTCAAAAAGCTTTGGCGTGGAAGCGCAGATCATCGGCCGCGTGAAGAAAAGCAAGACCAATGAGCTCACCATCCGCAGCCCGTACGGCGAGTTCTACTACGAAGGCTAA
- a CDS encoding outer membrane beta-barrel protein: protein MKTLLLFLTLALSTLAAVAQVRPDSASVPAKRFYVGLELNSISYNMWDNIKKVGGGFTPIAHVHLGYRLTKRMNIQAGLTYGREKEDVLSGIYYVQNDTIINYYRSKDIYGVAMPLTVQFTPFNPNRKLQLYATASFIPVIGSVWHQYSEEYEGNRVITFEVEDSGISAVATAGLQLNYRISSRLEGYGKANLLYRNVGQESAYARSAKSVALGLNYNLNL, encoded by the coding sequence ATGAAGACACTACTACTATTTTTAACCCTTGCCTTATCAACTTTAGCCGCTGTGGCACAAGTTCGACCTGATTCAGCCTCAGTGCCAGCCAAACGGTTTTACGTGGGCCTAGAGTTAAATAGCATTTCCTATAATATGTGGGACAATATTAAAAAGGTAGGAGGAGGTTTTACCCCTATTGCTCACGTGCATTTAGGCTACAGGTTAACCAAAAGAATGAATATACAGGCTGGGCTGACTTATGGTAGAGAAAAGGAAGACGTACTTTCCGGAATTTATTACGTGCAAAATGATACGATCATCAACTACTACAGAAGCAAGGATATTTACGGTGTAGCCATGCCGCTTACAGTGCAGTTTACGCCATTTAACCCCAATCGGAAGCTTCAACTATATGCCACTGCTTCATTTATACCTGTGATAGGTTCTGTTTGGCACCAATATTCTGAGGAATATGAAGGAAACAGAGTCATAACATTTGAAGTTGAAGATTCTGGTATATCTGCTGTTGCCACAGCAGGCCTACAGCTGAATTACAGAATCAGCAGCAGGTTAGAAGGCTACGGTAAAGCGAACCTGCTTTATAGGAATGTTGGGCAAGAAAGCGCATATGCCCGATCTGCTAAGTCTGTTGCGTTAGGTCTCAACTATAACCTCAACCTATAA
- a CDS encoding outer membrane beta-barrel protein: MKTNFLILLLLLSSFAAVAQHASSPDTTENRFFVGIGVNNTPYPIMGELKHESFSTIMPIAHASFGYKLNKRTTVQMGLGYGANEINGHGTGSLRDGVLGKFYRYQRIRGIVTPLTLRWTPFHPYKRLQVYANASLAPVFGHMKTRATETYDEDVVVLYDDKFYTFDLVATAGLTLNYRLSKRIDLYADGILFYKNFYFEQRSSSLYEGKSAGIGLNYNLNLKR; the protein is encoded by the coding sequence ATGAAAACAAACTTCCTAATCCTTTTGCTGCTGCTTTCCTCGTTCGCAGCTGTGGCACAGCATGCCTCTTCACCGGACACTACAGAAAACAGATTCTTCGTCGGGATAGGGGTAAACAACACGCCATACCCGATCATGGGGGAGTTGAAGCATGAGTCCTTTAGTACTATCATGCCGATTGCGCATGCTAGTTTTGGGTACAAGCTAAACAAAAGAACAACTGTACAAATGGGGCTTGGCTACGGTGCCAATGAAATAAACGGGCACGGGACAGGTTCGCTACGAGATGGTGTATTAGGGAAGTTCTATAGATATCAACGTATCCGGGGAATAGTTACTCCCTTAACCTTAAGATGGACGCCCTTTCACCCCTACAAGAGGCTGCAAGTATATGCCAACGCCTCGCTTGCTCCTGTATTTGGCCACATGAAAACAAGGGCCACAGAAACCTATGATGAGGATGTAGTGGTGTTGTATGATGACAAATTCTATACGTTTGATTTGGTTGCCACGGCAGGCTTAACCCTCAATTACAGGCTCAGCAAGCGGATAGACCTTTATGCTGATGGCATCCTGTTCTACAAAAACTTTTACTTCGAGCAGCGCTCCAGCAGTCTTTACGAAGGTAAATCAGCGGGCATAGGGTTGAACTACAACCTTAACCTGAAGCGATAA
- a CDS encoding DUF4476 domain-containing protein, translating to MRKLLLPFLLVLLALPVWAQASILTFTAERGESFQVRVNGRTLNRSFTNYVRLNDVRPGEHYIELRVRSRHGVYKMGQNILVPHGVEANYGVRTLGRSGKAYLKLLSEVPLRPVIIPAPPLPRYSDHHRHDEYCGHDRYDDRYDDRYKDDRYRDDYYGGNCRNLLSGRELERAIDAIRHRDFESTKLSIARDALRGNSIMADNLKRLLQQFDHESTRVEFAKYAYDYLCDREHFYYIYDLFRFDSSVRELEEYARRR from the coding sequence ATGAGAAAGCTTCTACTACCGTTCCTGCTTGTGCTGCTGGCGCTGCCGGTTTGGGCACAGGCCTCCATACTTACTTTTACCGCCGAGCGCGGCGAGTCTTTTCAGGTTAGGGTGAATGGACGCACTCTTAACCGCTCCTTTACCAACTATGTGCGGCTGAATGATGTACGGCCGGGCGAGCATTATATCGAACTTCGCGTGCGCAGCCGGCACGGCGTGTATAAAATGGGGCAGAACATACTTGTGCCGCACGGGGTGGAGGCAAATTATGGCGTGCGTACCCTGGGCCGGAGCGGCAAGGCTTATCTCAAGCTGCTGAGCGAGGTGCCGCTGAGGCCGGTCATAATACCAGCCCCACCGCTGCCCCGCTACTCCGACCATCACCGCCACGACGAGTATTGCGGCCACGACCGCTATGATGATCGGTACGACGACCGGTATAAAGACGACCGCTACCGCGACGACTACTACGGCGGCAACTGCCGCAACTTGCTCTCCGGCCGCGAACTAGAGCGCGCCATAGACGCCATCCGCCATCGCGACTTTGAGAGCACCAAACTAAGTATAGCCCGCGACGCGCTGCGTGGCAACAGCATCATGGCCGACAACCTGAAGCGCCTGCTGCAGCAGTTCGACCACGAAAGCACCCGCGTAGAATTCGCCAAATACGCCTACGACTACCTCTGCGACCGCGAGCACTTCTACTACATCTACGACCTGTTCCGGTTCGATAGCAGCGTGCGGGAGCTGGAAGAGTATGCCAGAAGAAGGTGA
- a CDS encoding DUF4293 domain-containing protein: MIQRIQTVFLALLAIAMIAMLFLPLWSKTDPTTGEEVVLTAWNLKSYFLTEQGEPGEVGNVPQQGTIAIGMLAIAAAVIAIYEIFQYKSRLNQMKLGLLNTLIIMAVLGTMLYYAYFVGADLVLPGEKGTYEAGFFMPLLALVLNSLANRFIRRDENLVRSVDRLR, encoded by the coding sequence ATGATACAAAGAATTCAAACCGTATTTCTGGCCCTGCTGGCCATTGCCATGATCGCGATGCTGTTTCTGCCGCTGTGGTCTAAAACCGATCCTACTACCGGCGAGGAGGTGGTGCTGACTGCCTGGAACCTGAAGTCCTACTTCCTGACGGAACAGGGAGAGCCGGGCGAGGTGGGGAACGTGCCGCAACAGGGCACTATTGCCATCGGCATGCTGGCCATTGCCGCCGCTGTTATTGCCATTTACGAGATCTTCCAGTACAAGAGCCGCCTGAACCAGATGAAGCTCGGCCTGCTGAACACGCTGATCATTATGGCTGTGCTGGGCACCATGCTGTATTATGCTTACTTTGTAGGCGCCGACCTGGTACTGCCTGGCGAGAAGGGTACTTACGAAGCTGGTTTCTTTATGCCGCTGCTGGCGCTGGTGCTCAACTCCCTGGCCAACCGCTTCATCCGCCGCGATGAGAATTTGGTAAGGTCGGTGGACAGGTTGCGGTAA
- a CDS encoding thiolase family protein, whose amino-acid sequence MRTAYIVDILRTPVGKFGGTLSTVRPDDMAALVLKEIVARNPNLDPALIEDVVMGAANQAGEDNRNVARMALLLAGLPQEIGGVTVNRLCASGLQAIIDAGRAITCGDGEVYLAGGVESMTRAPFVMAKAEAAFSRTAEIYDTTIGWRFTNPALAKLHYPFGMGETAENVAERYGISRETQDEFAHSSQLKYKAAAEVGKFRDEIVPVRIPQRKGEDIVFDTDEHPRLSSVEKLGTLSPAFKKEGSVTAGNSSGINDGAAVSIIVSEEVLKRYNLTPMARIVSAAVAGVDPAHMGMGPVPATRKALKRAGLSINDINLAEINEAFAAQAVPCVQQLEINPEIVNVNGGSIAIGHPLGASGTRISATLLHEMKRRDNVKYGLATMCVGVGQGAAVIYEKV is encoded by the coding sequence ATGCGCACTGCTTATATAGTTGATATACTTCGGACTCCTGTGGGCAAGTTTGGCGGCACCCTCAGCACTGTTCGCCCCGACGACATGGCGGCGCTGGTGCTGAAGGAGATCGTGGCCCGCAACCCCAACCTGGACCCCGCGCTGATAGAGGACGTGGTGATGGGCGCGGCCAACCAGGCCGGCGAGGACAACCGCAACGTGGCCCGCATGGCGCTGCTGCTGGCGGGGCTGCCGCAGGAGATAGGCGGCGTAACCGTGAACCGCCTCTGCGCCTCCGGCCTGCAGGCGATCATAGATGCCGGCCGTGCTATTACGTGCGGCGACGGCGAGGTATACCTGGCCGGCGGCGTGGAAAGTATGACGCGTGCCCCCTTCGTGATGGCCAAGGCCGAGGCAGCCTTCTCGCGCACCGCCGAGATCTACGACACCACCATTGGCTGGCGCTTTACCAACCCGGCCCTGGCCAAACTGCACTACCCGTTCGGAATGGGCGAGACAGCCGAGAATGTGGCGGAGCGCTACGGCATTTCACGTGAAACCCAGGATGAGTTCGCCCATAGCTCGCAGCTAAAGTATAAGGCTGCCGCAGAGGTCGGTAAGTTCAGGGATGAGATCGTGCCGGTGCGTATTCCGCAGCGCAAAGGCGAGGATATTGTCTTTGACACCGATGAGCACCCGCGCCTTTCTTCTGTAGAGAAACTAGGCACGCTCAGCCCCGCCTTTAAAAAAGAGGGCTCGGTAACAGCCGGTAATTCCTCGGGCATCAACGATGGCGCTGCCGTGTCTATCATCGTGAGCGAGGAGGTGCTGAAGCGCTATAACCTGACGCCAATGGCGCGTATAGTGTCTGCTGCCGTGGCTGGTGTGGATCCGGCGCACATGGGCATGGGCCCGGTGCCGGCTACCCGGAAAGCGCTGAAACGCGCCGGACTAAGTATAAATGACATCAACCTTGCTGAGATAAACGAGGCCTTTGCCGCGCAGGCCGTGCCCTGTGTGCAACAGTTGGAGATCAACCCCGAAATTGTGAACGTAAACGGTGGCTCCATTGCCATTGGGCATCCGCTGGGGGCCAGCGGCACCCGTATCTCCGCCACGCTGCTGCACGAAATGAAGCGCCGCGACAACGTAAAGTATGGCCTGGCCACCATGTGCGTGGGCGTGGGCCAGGGCGCAGCCGTGATCTACGAGAAAGTATAA